AGGGAAAATGAAGCCGCAATTGTGGAGAAAGCCTTCGCTGAAGGGTATATCAGGCCCAATCCACCCAAACTTCAAACTGGAAAAAAAGTAGCTGTGATCGGCAGTGGACCGGCCGGTATGGCGGCTGCCGACCAGCTGAACCGGGCCGGTCACTCCGTTACTCTTTTTGAAAAAGACCGGAAGGCCGGCGGATTGCTGCGATATGGCATCCCCGATTTCAAACTGAACAAGCATACCATCGACCGAAGGCTGAAGATCCTGATGGTTGAAGGCATTGAGATAAGAACCGAAACCGAAGTGGGGAAAGACATCTCCGGAGAAGAATTGCTGAAAAAATACGATGCGATCTGCCTGGCCATCGGCGCCATGAAACCCAGGGATCTGGAGATTGCCGGAAGAGAGCTGGACGGGATTCACTTTGCCATGGACTACCTGACCCAGCAAAACAAAGTAAATGATGGAGCCTATGTGGCCTACGACAACCGGATTACCGCCGAAAACCGGCGTGTCCTGGTCATTGGCGGGGGCGATACAGGCTCCGATTGTGTAGGGACCGCCATCCGGCAGGGAGCCTTAAGTGTCACCCAGATTGAAATCCTGCCCGAACCGCCGGAGCAGCGTTCCATCGATAATCCATGGCCTTACTTTGCCAAAACACTGAAGACTTCCACCTCGCACGAAGAGGGCTGTGAGCGAAGATGGAGCCTCTCCACTCTCCGTTTCCTGGGGATGCAGCAGCGGGTGACTCATGCCGAGGTACAGGAGGTCTCCTGGGAGAAGCTGAACGGCAGTTTTCAAATGAAAGCGCTGCCCGGAACCAAAGAACAAATTGAAGCCGACCTGATCCTGCTGGCCATGGGATTTGTACACCCTGTTCACGAAGGTTTACTGACCGAACTGAATATTTCCCTGGACAGCCGGAAAAATGTACTTGTCGATCCATCCATGGCCACCAATGTAAAGAAAATATTTGCCGCAGGGGATGCTGCCAGCGGGGCCAGCCTGGTGGTTAACGCCATCGCATCGGGAAGAAAGGCTGCCAAAAAGATCGATGAATTTCTGGGGTCAGAATAAATATCTCCATTTTTTTAATACACCCCCCCCCTATTTCGTACTGTTAATTATTTATTTTTTATATTTTTTTATATATACCCCCATTATTATAGGGGTATAAATGCAATAAGTATTATATTTTTGCAGGACCAGTAAAACCTGCATTATGAAAAAACAATAGCTGTTTGCACTTATTGCATTTGGAATCATCTCCCTCCTGGGTATTATTTTCCCCTATAGTTTCGATACCGATGACACCAGCGGGATAAACCAGGGGGATGTGGCATGGATGCTGGCTTCCACGGCACTGGTATTCCTGATGACTCCCGGACTGGGCTTCTTTTACGAAGGGATGGTCAAACCGAAGAACGCGATCTCCACCATCCTTCAAAGCTTTATTGCCATGGGTCTGATCAGCATCCTGTGGGTGGTTTTTGGATTCAGCCTTGCCATTGGGGAAAGTATCGGTCCTGAAGGATTCGGGCTCTTTGGAAATCCGGCCACATACTTTATGTTCAAAGGCGTTGGTGGTGCCCCGGACCCTCAATTCTCGGCAAGCATCCCGCTGGCCCTCTTCGCCCTCTTCCAGCTGAAATTTGCCATCATCACCCCGGCCCTGTTCACTGGTTCCTTTGCCGGGAGGGTTCGCTTTACGGCTCTGATGATTTTTATGGTACTCTTTATGATCTTCATCTACACTCCACTGGCCCACTGGACCTGGCACCCCAATGGTTTCCTGCGGAACTGGGGGGTCCTGGATTTTGCCGGGGGAACTGTTGTTCATATGTCAGCCGGAATGGCTGCCCTGGCGGGAGCCTTCTTTTTTGGTCCGAGGCGCGATTTTGCAAAACCTTCCTACCCGGCCAATATCCCATTTGTGCTGCTGGGAACCGGACTGCTCTGGTTCGGCTGGTTCGGATTTAATGCGGGTTCGGCCCTGGAGGCATCGGATGTAGCGGTTAAAGCCCTGCTGAACACCAATACAGCCTCGGCTTCGGCCATGCTGGTTTATATTTTTTTTGACGGTGTGCGTGTCCGAAAGCCATCGGCGCTGGGAGCCTGTGTGGGCGCCGTGGTTGGTCTGGTAGCCATTACACCGGCAGCGGGGTTTGTGACCGTGGGATCCAGTATGTTTATCGGAGGCTTCGCCGCCATTGCCAGCAACCTGATGATATATTTCTTTTCCCGGAGGGGGGTGGATGATACCCTGGATGTATTTCCTGCACACGGACTCGGAGGCATGGTCGGGATGCTGCTTACCGGGGTATTTGCAGAGGAGGTAGGATTGATCCATGGGGAGACCACCACTTTCCTTTTTCACCTGCTGGCCCTGGTACTGGTTGCTGCCTTTGCCTTTGGCGGTTCCCTGGCGCTTTACTGGATCACCAATAAGATCGTTCCGATGCGTGTCCCCAGTCTCTACGAGGATGTGG
This window of the Bacteroidales bacterium genome carries:
- a CDS encoding ammonium transporter, encoding MLASTALVFLMTPGLGFFYEGMVKPKNAISTILQSFIAMGLISILWVVFGFSLAIGESIGPEGFGLFGNPATYFMFKGVGGAPDPQFSASIPLALFALFQLKFAIITPALFTGSFAGRVRFTALMIFMVLFMIFIYTPLAHWTWHPNGFLRNWGVLDFAGGTVVHMSAGMAALAGAFFFGPRRDFAKPSYPANIPFVLLGTGLLWFGWFGFNAGSALEASDVAVKALLNTNTASASAMLVYIFFDGVRVRKPSALGACVGAVVGLVAITPAAGFVTVGSSMFIGGFAAIASNLMIYFFSRRGVDDTLDVFPAHGLGGMVGMLLTGVFAEEVGLIHGETTTFLFHLLALVLVAAFAFGGSLALYWITNKIVPMRVPSLYEDVGLDMSQHNESLFYENDAKLKLRKEKLKNYSPDFYPRKPGK
- a CDS encoding glutamate synthase subunit beta, whose protein sequence is MGDPKGFLKIKKKPAGNRPVHERTDDYSEVEQVLNSEDRQLQASRCMDCGIPFCHWGCPVDNLIPEWNDLLYRGDWRGASERLHHTNNFPEFTGRICPAPCEHSCVLNIDGDTVTIRENEAAIVEKAFAEGYIRPNPPKLQTGKKVAVIGSGPAGMAAADQLNRAGHSVTLFEKDRKAGGLLRYGIPDFKLNKHTIDRRLKILMVEGIEIRTETEVGKDISGEELLKKYDAICLAIGAMKPRDLEIAGRELDGIHFAMDYLTQQNKVNDGAYVAYDNRITAENRRVLVIGGGDTGSDCVGTAIRQGALSVTQIEILPEPPEQRSIDNPWPYFAKTLKTSTSHEEGCERRWSLSTLRFLGMQQRVTHAEVQEVSWEKLNGSFQMKALPGTKEQIEADLILLAMGFVHPVHEGLLTELNISLDSRKNVLVDPSMATNVKKIFAAGDAASGASLVVNAIASGRKAAKKIDEFLGSE